A genome region from Tolypothrix sp. PCC 7712 includes the following:
- a CDS encoding CHASE2 domain-containing protein — translation MQPGIWRRIKEEISIWRVGTLPGIVVLCLVIIVRLTGAMQSLEWLVFDSFLRLRPVESVDERIVIVGINEDDIHNFGYPIPDQEMASLLKKLQAYAPRAIGVDIVRDIPVEPGSAELVNTFKQHKNLIGIEKALPVTIDPPPYLPDAQIGFVDQIPDADGKLRRSLLGTITPKGYKFALSLKLAEIYLANEGIQLKHRVGDRNLIWVGNIQLPRVYSNSGGYVRTDAGGFQVLLNFRSGPERFRTVTLGDIKAGKFQPEWIRDRIIIIGMTAPSAKDLTTTSAIPSAKFAPPGQVYGVEIHAHAVSQLISAVLNSRPLLKTWQDEWEYLWIIAWGFLGIAHARLTKLPLLNLVTIGFASFILVLVAYIFLILGWWIPLAPTIIIYTLNSLGLTALYQYEQTLKAEINAHYTMIERTFETIHNGPLQTLAKVLKLLKEQNLPTDKLLPEIEKELEKLNYDLRGIYEFLQREPVNQDKSLYLGQGLVINLHDPIHQILYQVYSYTLERDFPCFKTIKVKIRTFEPIEEKGLSIEQKRGLCRFLEEALCNVGKHAAGVTRLEVNCSASEGWHTLSIIDDALAISSYKEGRGTQQFRNLARQLKGKFRRVSLSPRGTLCELSWPVSKFWFY, via the coding sequence ATGCAGCCTGGAATTTGGAGAAGAATCAAAGAGGAAATCTCCATTTGGCGTGTAGGAACGCTGCCCGGGATTGTAGTACTTTGTCTGGTGATTATTGTTCGTCTGACTGGTGCAATGCAATCTTTAGAGTGGCTAGTGTTTGATAGTTTCCTCCGTTTACGGCCTGTGGAATCTGTAGATGAACGAATTGTAATTGTTGGTATTAACGAAGATGATATCCATAATTTTGGATATCCTATCCCAGATCAAGAAATGGCAAGCTTGTTAAAAAAATTGCAGGCTTACGCTCCTCGAGCCATTGGCGTTGATATTGTTAGGGATATACCAGTTGAGCCTGGTTCTGCTGAACTAGTAAACACATTTAAACAGCATAAAAATTTAATTGGGATTGAAAAAGCATTACCTGTCACAATCGATCCACCACCATATTTACCTGACGCACAAATTGGTTTTGTAGATCAAATTCCAGATGCGGATGGTAAATTAAGACGCAGCCTACTAGGAACGATTACACCGAAAGGATATAAATTTGCCTTATCTCTCAAGTTAGCAGAGATTTATTTAGCTAATGAAGGGATTCAGTTAAAACATAGAGTTGGCGATCGCAATCTCATCTGGGTTGGTAATATCCAGCTACCTCGCGTCTACAGCAACTCTGGCGGATATGTGCGAACCGATGCGGGGGGATTTCAGGTATTACTCAACTTTCGTAGTGGCCCAGAACGATTTAGAACGGTGACCCTTGGTGATATCAAAGCAGGAAAATTCCAGCCTGAGTGGATACGCGATCGCATTATCATTATTGGCATGACGGCCCCTAGCGCCAAAGACTTGACCACAACTTCTGCTATTCCGTCGGCAAAATTTGCACCCCCAGGCCAAGTTTATGGCGTAGAAATTCATGCTCATGCTGTTAGCCAATTAATCAGTGCGGTTCTTAATTCTCGACCCCTGTTAAAGACTTGGCAAGATGAATGGGAATATCTTTGGATTATTGCTTGGGGTTTTTTAGGAATTGCTCACGCCAGGTTAACTAAATTACCTTTGCTCAATCTTGTGACAATTGGTTTTGCTAGCTTTATTCTCGTTCTTGTAGCTTATATATTTTTAATTTTGGGTTGGTGGATTCCATTAGCACCAACCATAATTATTTATACATTGAATTCTCTAGGACTTACCGCTTTATACCAATACGAACAAACTTTAAAAGCAGAAATTAATGCTCATTATACGATGATTGAACGCACATTTGAAACAATTCATAATGGGCCTCTACAAACTCTGGCTAAAGTTCTGAAACTCTTGAAAGAGCAGAACTTACCTACAGATAAATTACTACCTGAAATTGAAAAAGAACTAGAAAAATTAAATTACGATCTGCGGGGAATTTATGAATTCTTGCAGCGAGAACCTGTAAATCAGGATAAAAGTTTATATTTAGGACAAGGATTAGTCATCAATTTACATGACCCTATCCACCAGATTCTTTATCAAGTTTACAGTTATACCTTAGAGCGAGACTTTCCCTGCTTTAAAACCATCAAAGTTAAAATCCGCACATTTGAACCTATCGAAGAAAAGGGATTGAGTATTGAACAAAAAAGAGGACTCTGCCGATTTTTAGAAGAAGCATTATGTAATGTTGGCAAACACGCCGCCGGAGTCACCCGTCTGGAAGTTAATTGTTCTGCCTCTGAAGGCTGGCACACTTTAAGTATTATAGATGATGCATTAGCTATTAGTTCTTACAAAGAAGGCAGAGGCACACAACAATTTAGAAATTTAGCTCGACAACTTAAAGGTAAATTTCGACGGGTTTCTCTATCTCCTAGGGGTACTCTTTGTGAACTTTCTTGGCCAGTTAGCAAGTTTTGGTTCTATTAA
- a CDS encoding response regulator — protein sequence MTQLAAEKKLLTILVIDDHESVLGGTVDVLKKKYASAKFITAIDAKNALEQMMISQADLVVMDLSMPEHPGATARPDTGIQLLRNLMKSYPHLDIVVQSAHARTLVRIRPEIDSHKGGFTVADKSLSTQEMLTRVDWALQGLTHTKDIKGINSGLEVKPEWLKVLTLAFEEGLQDKTIAERMCMSERMVRHYWNKLQDALDVYPEEGKNIRIQTEMKARHEGLID from the coding sequence ATGACACAACTTGCAGCAGAGAAGAAATTGCTCACAATTTTGGTGATTGACGACCATGAATCAGTTTTAGGGGGAACAGTCGATGTACTGAAAAAAAAATATGCTAGTGCAAAATTTATTACTGCTATCGATGCTAAGAATGCTCTCGAGCAGATGATGATATCACAGGCAGACCTTGTAGTGATGGATCTATCAATGCCAGAACACCCCGGAGCAACAGCACGTCCTGATACAGGAATTCAACTTCTAAGGAATCTGATGAAATCTTATCCGCATTTAGATATTGTTGTGCAAAGTGCCCATGCTAGAACTTTAGTCAGAATTAGACCGGAGATTGATAGTCATAAAGGTGGCTTTACTGTTGCAGATAAAAGCCTTTCCACCCAAGAAATGTTGACTAGAGTTGATTGGGCATTACAAGGATTAACTCATACTAAAGATATCAAAGGTATCAATTCTGGCTTAGAAGTAAAACCAGAGTGGCTGAAGGTATTAACTCTCGCATTTGAAGAAGGGTTACAAGATAAGACGATCGCAGAAAGAATGTGTATGTCTGAACGCATGGTGCGTCATTACTGGAATAAGCTACAAGATGCTTTAGATGTTTACCCAGAAGAAGGTAAAAATATCCGCATTCAAACTGAAATGAAAGCTCGACATGAAGGGTTAATTGATTGA
- a CDS encoding HlyD family efflux transporter periplasmic adaptor subunit: protein MLYIHNQKVLPEVQEDFIPPVSAWTSFAGMFLVGSFGSAIALSSWAKYNVTVKAPASIRPTGEIRLAQPKMEGTIKRILVQENQVVKQGDIIAYLDDEQLQIKKSQLQGNSQQGRLQIDQIDAQIKNLDSQIQAEKTLIERTVAAAQSDLVRNQREYQERQVTTRTDLQVAEANLQKVYTDLQKAQADFDFANLDRDRYEQLAKEGAIGRRELEQKKFLFEQTKAIVEGERKAVEIAQAKVESARSAINPTDATVAIAKERIAQEVARGQANIATLNKERQALIQRRVEIQSQLIQYHKELEQVFKQLQDTVIRATTEGTILKLNLRNPGQVVGASDAIAEIAPSNAPLVIKAMIPTQDIKSVEVGQEVQLRIDSCPYPDYGTLKGFVNTVSPDVITSQNNSTNSPTSSSNVLAASYFEATIAPESLVFGHQKHQCHIQLGMDAKAYIISKQETALQFMLRKARLITDI, encoded by the coding sequence ATGCTCTACATCCATAATCAGAAAGTCCTACCTGAAGTCCAAGAAGATTTTATTCCTCCTGTGAGTGCTTGGACATCATTTGCAGGAATGTTTCTTGTTGGTAGTTTTGGTTCTGCGATCGCCCTCTCTTCATGGGCAAAATATAATGTTACCGTTAAAGCTCCAGCCAGTATCCGTCCTACTGGCGAAATTCGGTTAGCACAACCGAAAATGGAGGGAACTATTAAACGGATTTTGGTGCAAGAAAATCAAGTAGTTAAGCAAGGAGATATTATTGCTTACCTTGATGATGAACAATTACAAATTAAAAAGAGCCAACTGCAAGGAAATAGTCAACAAGGTAGGTTACAAATAGATCAAATTGATGCTCAAATCAAGAATTTAGATAGTCAAATTCAAGCAGAAAAGACACTAATTGAGCGGACTGTAGCTGCGGCTCAATCTGATTTAGTACGTAACCAAAGAGAGTATCAAGAACGTCAAGTTACAACTCGAACTGACTTACAAGTCGCTGAAGCTAATTTGCAAAAAGTTTACACGGATTTGCAAAAAGCTCAAGCTGATTTCGACTTTGCCAATTTAGACCGCGATCGCTATGAACAATTAGCAAAAGAAGGTGCTATTGGTAGGCGAGAACTTGAGCAGAAAAAATTCTTATTTGAACAGACAAAAGCTATTGTTGAAGGTGAGAGAAAAGCTGTTGAAATAGCTCAGGCTAAAGTGGAATCAGCTAGATCTGCGATTAATCCTACTGATGCAACAGTCGCAATAGCTAAAGAACGGATTGCTCAAGAAGTTGCTAGAGGTCAAGCCAACATTGCTACTTTAAATAAAGAAAGACAAGCTTTAATTCAGCGACGAGTGGAAATTCAATCCCAATTAATCCAATATCACAAAGAACTCGAGCAAGTTTTTAAACAATTACAAGATACTGTAATTCGCGCCACTACTGAAGGTACTATTCTCAAGCTAAATTTACGCAATCCTGGTCAGGTTGTGGGTGCTAGTGATGCGATCGCAGAAATTGCACCTAGTAATGCGCCTTTAGTAATTAAAGCAATGATTCCCACTCAAGATATTAAAAGTGTGGAAGTTGGTCAAGAAGTACAATTACGAATAGACTCTTGCCCTTATCCTGATTATGGTACTCTCAAAGGATTTGTGAATACAGTTTCTCCAGATGTAATTACATCTCAAAATAACAGTACAAATTCTCCAACATCTAGTTCTAATGTTCTGGCTGCTAGCTATTTTGAGGCTACTATCGCACCAGAAAGTTTAGTATTCGGTCATCAGAAACATCAGTGTCATATCCAATTAGGTATGGATGCTAAAGCTTATATTATCTCTAAACAGGAAACAGCGCTGCAATTTATGTTGCGAAAGGCAAGATTAATTACTGATATATAA
- a CDS encoding peptidase domain-containing ABC transporter, with the protein MRYKFVKQHSEEDCGAACIATIAKHYGHNFTLTHIREAVGTGQFGTTLLGLRRGAEILGFNTRPVKTSPELLNRMHEAPLPAIIHWKGNHWVVLYGKKGKKCLIADPAVGIRHLSKKDLAEGWTDWLMLLLEPDPVRFFAQKDDNIGGFWRFFKRVWNYRAILAQAFPLNLILGLLSLASPFLLQILTDDVLVRGDTSLLTTVAISVVVMNFISSSLSFVQSNLIANFAQRLQLGMVMEFGRQILRLPLTYYETRRSGEIVSRLQDIEQINQLVAQVVVGLPSKFFIAIISLGLMIFYSWKLTVVAVFISIAMTLSTIVFQPTLQQKTRELLVTEAETQGLLVETFKGALTLKTTASAPQFWDELQHRFGRLGNLTFRTMQIGIINNTFSGFISAIGAVVLLWFGGNLVINPDENLSIGQLMAFNSMNGNFLGLIATVISFVEEFTRAKTATQRLTEVIDATPENEGDGRKPLAYIANDANIICTNLSFHYAGRLDLLDNFSLTIPGGQVVALIGKSGCGKSTLAKLIAGLYQLQSGNIQIGIYNIQDLSLDCLRQQIVLVPQDAHFWNRSIVENFRLGTPHISFEQIVRACQIAGADEFINKFPEKYQTILGEFGANISGGQRQRLAIARAIVTDPPVLILDESTGGLDPVSEAQVLDRLFEHRQGKTTILITHRPKVINRADWVVLLENGKLKLQGSLKDLISQPGDHLDFLIP; encoded by the coding sequence ATGAGATACAAATTTGTAAAACAGCATAGTGAAGAAGATTGCGGAGCTGCTTGTATTGCTACAATTGCTAAACATTATGGGCATAATTTTACTCTCACCCACATCCGAGAAGCTGTAGGTACTGGACAATTTGGTACTACTTTATTAGGGTTAAGACGCGGCGCAGAAATATTAGGATTTAATACTCGTCCCGTTAAAACTTCACCAGAACTCTTAAACCGGATGCATGAAGCACCCTTACCAGCAATTATTCACTGGAAAGGAAATCATTGGGTTGTTTTATATGGTAAAAAGGGCAAAAAATGTTTAATCGCTGATCCGGCTGTAGGTATTCGCCATCTCTCTAAAAAAGATTTGGCTGAGGGTTGGACAGATTGGTTAATGCTATTACTGGAACCAGATCCAGTCAGATTTTTTGCTCAAAAGGATGATAATATTGGTGGCTTTTGGCGCTTCTTTAAACGTGTTTGGAATTATCGCGCAATTCTAGCACAGGCTTTTCCACTAAATTTAATATTGGGCTTACTCTCTTTAGCTTCTCCATTTTTATTACAAATTCTCACAGATGATGTTTTAGTTCGTGGGGATACTAGCTTACTAACTACTGTGGCAATATCTGTAGTAGTAATGAATTTTATTTCTAGTAGCCTTTCGTTTGTACAATCTAATTTAATTGCTAACTTTGCTCAACGCTTGCAATTAGGAATGGTAATGGAATTTGGCAGACAAATTCTGCGATTACCTTTAACTTATTATGAAACCCGTCGCAGTGGAGAAATAGTTAGCAGGTTACAAGATATTGAACAGATAAATCAATTAGTGGCGCAAGTAGTTGTTGGCTTACCTAGTAAGTTTTTTATCGCCATCATCTCTTTAGGGCTGATGATTTTTTATAGCTGGAAATTAACTGTAGTAGCAGTATTTATTTCTATAGCTATGACCTTGTCAACGATAGTATTCCAGCCCACATTACAGCAAAAAACTCGCGAGTTATTAGTTACAGAAGCCGAAACTCAAGGACTTTTAGTAGAAACATTCAAAGGCGCACTAACTCTCAAAACGACTGCATCTGCTCCCCAATTTTGGGATGAACTACAACACCGATTTGGTCGTCTTGGTAATCTCACCTTTCGCACCATGCAGATAGGAATTATTAATAATACTTTCTCTGGTTTTATTTCTGCGATTGGTGCAGTTGTTTTGCTGTGGTTTGGTGGTAACTTAGTAATTAATCCGGATGAAAACCTCAGTATTGGGCAGTTAATGGCGTTTAACTCCATGAATGGTAATTTTCTGGGGTTAATCGCTACTGTGATTAGTTTTGTAGAAGAATTTACGCGGGCTAAAACTGCTACACAACGCCTGACAGAAGTTATTGATGCTACCCCAGAAAATGAAGGTGACGGACGCAAACCTTTAGCTTATATTGCCAATGATGCTAATATTATCTGTACTAATCTCAGCTTCCATTATGCTGGTCGCCTGGACTTGTTAGACAATTTTTCATTAACAATTCCAGGTGGTCAAGTTGTGGCATTAATTGGTAAATCTGGTTGTGGTAAAAGTACTTTAGCGAAATTAATTGCTGGGTTGTATCAACTGCAATCAGGTAATATCCAAATTGGTATATATAACATCCAAGACCTTTCTTTAGATTGTTTGCGTCAACAGATTGTACTAGTTCCCCAAGATGCTCACTTTTGGAATCGTTCTATTGTCGAAAACTTTCGTTTAGGAACACCTCATATTAGTTTTGAGCAAATTGTGAGAGCTTGTCAAATTGCTGGAGCCGACGAGTTTATTAATAAATTCCCAGAGAAATATCAAACTATTTTAGGAGAATTTGGTGCCAATATCTCTGGCGGACAACGTCAACGATTAGCGATCGCACGGGCGATTGTCACAGATCCACCAGTTTTAATCTTGGATGAATCCACTGGTGGACTCGATCCCGTGAGTGAGGCGCAGGTTTTGGATCGGCTGTTTGAGCATCGCCAAGGTAAAACCACCATTTTGATTACGCACCGCCCCAAAGTAATTAACCGCGCTGATTGGGTGGTTTTACTAGAAAACGGCAAATTAAAACTGCAAGGTTCCTTAAAAGATTTGATATCCCAACCAGGTGACCATCTAGATTTTCTCATTCCTTAA
- a CDS encoding CTB family bacteriocin has protein sequence MSNELFIEVSIEEQEIVAGGAEGLSLSFTSLKELALATTSTSTLAGTTTGSLATSSDFLTGGITAIKIP, from the coding sequence ATGTCTAACGAACTTTTTATCGAAGTAAGTATTGAGGAACAAGAAATCGTAGCTGGTGGTGCTGAGGGTTTATCTCTAAGTTTTACTAGTCTTAAAGAGCTAGCTTTGGCAACCACTTCAACTTCCACTTTGGCTGGAACCACTACAGGTTCATTGGCTACAAGCTCTGACTTCTTAACTGGTGGTATTACCGCGATTAAAATTCCATAA
- a CDS encoding CTB family bacteriocin, which yields MSNELFTEVTVEEQEIVAGGASGLSLSFASLKQLALATTSTSTLAGTTTGSLATSSDFLTGGITAISI from the coding sequence ATGTCTAACGAACTTTTTACCGAAGTAACTGTTGAAGAACAAGAAATCGTAGCTGGTGGTGCTAGTGGTTTATCCTTAAGTTTTGCTAGTCTCAAACAGCTAGCTCTAGCAACCACTTCAACTTCCACTTTGGCTGGAACCACTACAGGTTCATTGGCTACAAGTTCTGACTTCTTAACTGGTGGTATTACTGCTATTTCAATTTAA
- a CDS encoding calcium-binding protein codes for MPNVERDETRESRIETEIIADTGNDKEERAMGWYYYLDDTLNFPFNAKLKKKARKTGVIEEKQVEVLAMAPDEDCFKDMYVEVVYPGGDDEDIFSAKLSEIEAIDADEETLEALADWQYWLARGYKF; via the coding sequence ATGCCTAATGTTGAAAGGGATGAAACTCGCGAGAGTCGCATTGAAACAGAGATCATTGCCGATACTGGTAATGATAAAGAGGAACGGGCTATGGGTTGGTACTACTACCTAGACGATACCCTGAACTTTCCCTTTAACGCCAAGTTGAAAAAGAAAGCACGCAAAACAGGAGTCATTGAAGAGAAACAAGTTGAAGTTTTAGCAATGGCACCTGACGAAGATTGTTTCAAAGATATGTATGTTGAAGTAGTCTATCCTGGTGGCGACGATGAAGATATATTTTCGGCAAAGCTGTCAGAAATAGAAGCAATAGATGCTGATGAAGAAACCCTAGAAGCACTTGCAGACTGGCAATATTGGCTTGCTAGAGGATACAAGTTTTAA
- a CDS encoding TIGR02281 family clan AA aspartic protease gives MKNARSIRMLAINLAMLAFLPSLLFLAFWHRATAEDLGSCFMVTSSGRTISLGKLCGVTPPDNGVFRVPIKRRIGKTPVIDVTFNQRQTFEMILDTGASSTLITLKMAATLQLQPTGKINAQIADGTVVQFLTSQIKDIAVGGAVANNIEVAIAPKASIGLLGHDFFDNYDIKILEKEVEFRQR, from the coding sequence ATGAAGAATGCTAGAAGTATCAGGATGTTGGCTATTAACTTAGCAATGTTGGCATTCCTACCATCACTGCTATTTTTAGCATTCTGGCATCGTGCCACAGCCGAAGATTTAGGAAGCTGTTTTATGGTGACTTCCTCTGGTAGAACTATCAGTTTAGGAAAGCTTTGTGGTGTCACACCCCCAGACAACGGAGTTTTTCGTGTACCAATCAAACGCCGAATTGGGAAAACTCCTGTGATTGATGTGACTTTTAACCAGCGACAAACATTTGAGATGATTTTAGATACAGGTGCCAGTAGTACCCTGATAACTCTAAAAATGGCAGCTACTCTGCAACTCCAACCCACAGGTAAAATTAACGCGCAAATTGCAGATGGAACTGTAGTGCAATTTTTAACGAGTCAGATCAAAGATATTGCTGTTGGTGGAGCTGTAGCTAATAATATTGAAGTTGCGATCGCACCCAAAGCGAGTATTGGTCTATTAGGGCACGATTTTTTTGACAACTACGACATCAAGATTTTGGAAAAAGAAGTGGAATTCCGCCAGCGCTAA
- a CDS encoding ferredoxin--nitrite reductase, protein MTDTATTTTTSLNKFEKFKAEKDGLAIKQEIEKFASLGWEAMDETDRDHRLKWVGVFFRPVTPGKFMMRMRVPNGILTSNQMRVLAEVVQRYGDDGSADITTRQNIQLRGIRIEDLPDIFNRFHAVGLTTIQSGMDNIRNITGDPVAGLDADELFDTRELVQQIQDMITNKGEGNPEFTNLPRKFNIAITGGRDNSIHAEINDLAFVPAFKDGTGEEVSPSPKFGFNVLVGGFFSAKRCEAAIPLNAWVAPEDVVALSRAIVEVFRDNGFRANRQKSRLMWLIDEWGLEKFRVEVEKRLGKSLLPAAPKDEIDWEKRDHIGVYKQKQPGLNYVGLHIPVGRLYAGDMFEISRLAGVYGSGEVRLTVEQNVIIPNIPDSRLAIFLTEPLLERFAINPGLLTRSLVSCTGAQFCNFALIETKNRALATIKALEAELTLTHPVRIHWTGCPNSCGQPQVADIGLMGTKTRKNGKTVEAVDIYMGGKVGKEAQLGTCVTKAVPCEDLQSVLRDLLIQHFGAKLSQEVLVTH, encoded by the coding sequence ATGACAGACACAGCAACTACCACCACAACCAGCCTCAATAAGTTTGAGAAATTCAAGGCAGAAAAAGATGGACTTGCTATTAAGCAAGAAATCGAAAAATTTGCCTCTCTAGGCTGGGAAGCAATGGATGAAACAGACCGCGATCATCGGCTGAAGTGGGTGGGTGTATTTTTTCGCCCAGTCACACCAGGTAAGTTTATGATGCGGATGCGAGTACCTAACGGTATTCTCACCAGCAATCAGATGCGTGTGTTAGCAGAAGTAGTACAGCGTTACGGTGATGATGGCAGTGCCGATATTACCACGAGGCAAAATATTCAATTGCGGGGGATTAGGATTGAAGACTTACCTGATATCTTCAATAGATTTCATGCAGTTGGTTTAACCACCATCCAATCAGGGATGGACAACATCCGCAATATCACAGGCGATCCCGTGGCTGGATTGGATGCGGATGAGTTGTTTGACACAAGAGAGTTGGTACAACAAATTCAGGATATGATCACCAACAAAGGTGAAGGTAATCCCGAATTTACCAACCTCCCACGCAAATTTAACATTGCAATTACTGGTGGGAGAGACAATTCCATTCATGCAGAAATCAATGACCTAGCGTTTGTACCAGCATTTAAAGATGGGACAGGGGAAGAAGTCAGCCCATCTCCTAAATTTGGGTTTAACGTTTTAGTGGGTGGCTTCTTCTCTGCAAAACGTTGTGAAGCGGCGATTCCGTTGAATGCTTGGGTTGCTCCCGAAGATGTGGTTGCTTTATCTAGAGCGATTGTAGAGGTTTTTCGTGACAATGGCTTCCGCGCTAATCGCCAAAAATCACGTTTGATGTGGTTGATTGACGAATGGGGTTTGGAAAAATTTCGTGTAGAGGTCGAAAAACGTTTGGGTAAGTCACTGTTACCCGCAGCACCGAAAGATGAAATTGATTGGGAAAAACGCGACCATATTGGTGTATATAAACAAAAGCAGCCAGGATTAAATTACGTAGGTTTACACATTCCTGTTGGTCGCTTGTATGCGGGTGATATGTTTGAAATCTCCCGTTTAGCTGGAGTTTACGGCAGTGGAGAAGTCCGCCTAACTGTTGAACAAAACGTCATTATTCCCAACATTCCCGATTCTAGATTAGCAATATTTTTGACGGAGCCATTACTAGAAAGGTTTGCAATTAATCCAGGGTTGTTGACGCGATCGCTAGTTTCTTGCACAGGCGCACAATTCTGCAACTTTGCTTTAATTGAAACCAAAAATCGCGCTTTAGCAACAATCAAAGCACTAGAAGCCGAGTTAACTCTAACTCATCCGGTGCGAATTCACTGGACTGGTTGCCCCAACTCTTGCGGACAACCCCAGGTTGCAGACATCGGCTTAATGGGAACTAAAACTCGCAAAAACGGTAAAACCGTGGAAGCCGTAGATATCTATATGGGCGGCAAAGTCGGCAAAGAAGCACAATTAGGTACTTGCGTTACTAAAGCCGTTCCCTGCGAAGACTTGCAATCAGTACTACGAGATTTACTCATCCAACACTTTGGGGCAAAACTCAGCCAAGAAGTATTGGTGACTCATTGA
- a CDS encoding CmpA/NrtA family ABC transporter substrate-binding protein translates to MTNFSRRKFIFTSTAAAAASILAHGCTSNGSNSATTGDNAPSAAPAANVSTVANAPKVETPKAKLGFIPLTDAAPLIIAKEKGFFAKYGMTDVEVIKQKSWPVTRDNLKIGSAGGGIDGAHILSPMPYLMTINDKVPMYLLARLNTNGQAISVANKLKDLKVGLESKGLKAAADKAKADKQSMKVAMTFPGGTHDLWMRYWLAAGGINPDQDVVLEPVPPPQMVANMKVGTVDAFCVGEPWNAQLVSQKLGYTALVTGELWKDHPEKAFAMRKEWVDNNPNATQALLMAVLEAQQWCDKAENKEEMCKICADRKYFNVAAADILERAKGNIDYGDGRTQQNFGDRMKYWADNASYPYKSHDTWFLTEEIRWGYLPKDIKVKEIVDQVNKEDLWKKAAKAIGVADAEIPTSTSRGVETFFDGVKFDPEKPEAYLSSLKIKKV, encoded by the coding sequence ATGACTAATTTTTCACGAAGAAAATTTATCTTTACTTCCACTGCGGCGGCGGCGGCTTCTATTCTGGCTCATGGTTGTACTTCTAATGGTTCCAATTCAGCGACTACAGGGGATAACGCACCTTCGGCTGCACCTGCGGCTAACGTCTCTACAGTAGCTAATGCACCAAAAGTAGAAACCCCCAAAGCCAAGTTAGGATTTATCCCTCTAACTGATGCTGCACCTCTGATCATTGCTAAAGAAAAGGGTTTCTTTGCTAAGTACGGTATGACTGATGTTGAAGTCATCAAGCAAAAATCATGGCCTGTTACCCGCGATAACCTCAAAATCGGCTCGGCTGGTGGTGGTATTGATGGCGCACATATCCTCAGCCCTATGCCTTATCTGATGACTATTAACGATAAAGTGCCAATGTATCTGTTGGCGCGTTTAAATACTAACGGTCAGGCTATATCGGTGGCTAATAAACTTAAAGACCTGAAAGTAGGTTTAGAAAGTAAAGGGCTGAAAGCTGCTGCGGATAAAGCTAAAGCTGATAAACAGTCCATGAAAGTAGCTATGACTTTCCCTGGTGGAACTCATGATTTATGGATGCGCTATTGGCTAGCGGCTGGCGGAATCAATCCCGATCAAGATGTGGTGTTAGAACCTGTACCACCACCACAAATGGTAGCCAATATGAAAGTTGGTACAGTTGATGCCTTTTGTGTGGGAGAACCTTGGAACGCTCAATTGGTGAGCCAAAAATTAGGTTATACAGCCCTCGTCACAGGTGAGTTGTGGAAAGATCACCCAGAAAAAGCTTTTGCAATGCGGAAAGAGTGGGTCGATAACAACCCCAACGCCACCCAAGCATTGTTAATGGCAGTTCTAGAAGCGCAACAGTGGTGCGATAAAGCAGAAAACAAAGAGGAAATGTGCAAAATCTGCGCCGATCGCAAATACTTTAACGTTGCAGCTGCAGATATTTTAGAACGGGCTAAGGGCAATATTGACTACGGTGATGGTCGCACACAGCAAAATTTTGGCGATCGCATGAAGTATTGGGCAGATAATGCCTCTTATCCTTACAAGAGCCATGATACTTGGTTCTTAACCGAAGAAATTCGCTGGGGTTATCTGCCAAAAGATATCAAGGTGAAGGAAATTGTCGATCAGGTTAATAAAGAAGACTTGTGGAAAAAAGCAGCTAAAGCAATTGGTGTAGCTGATGCGGAGATTCCTACTAGTACTTCTAGAGGTGTTGAGACTTTCTTTGATGGTGTGAAATTTGATCCAGAGAAACCAGAAGCATATCTTAGCAGTTTGAAAATCAAAAAAGTCTGA